From Leptolyngbya sp. CCY15150, the proteins below share one genomic window:
- a CDS encoding ABC transporter permease has translation MPRHWRSILEAICIPVGAIALALVLFGGFCVVQGYSPLAVYASIYEAAFASWFAWQTTLIRAAPLMLSALCTVLPARLGLIMIGNEGALVLGGLFAAVVGLKVEGLSPNLGLLLMALTGMGVGGMWIAMIGALRYYRGVNETISSLLLNYVAIAFLKHMVEGPWRDPSSLNQPSTYPLPDLLLLGDFPGSRIHYGLLYGLVVCAIAHVLIQRTTFGFAVRVVGGNTRAARIVGLTIGKLTLMICFLAGSCAGLAGMVEVAAVHGRANGNLHSNYGYTGILVAFLAKHNPLAVVLVSILLGGILASGSLLQRTYGMPDATVLVLQGLIFLVILYSESLYGKFRWFQEPNWVDDEASSAAVLESVQPQ, from the coding sequence ATGCCTCGTCATTGGCGTTCAATTTTAGAGGCCATCTGCATTCCAGTGGGGGCGATCGCCCTAGCGTTGGTGCTATTTGGTGGGTTCTGCGTGGTGCAAGGCTATTCTCCCCTGGCTGTGTATGCCTCTATTTATGAGGCTGCGTTTGCCTCGTGGTTTGCCTGGCAAACTACGCTGATTCGCGCGGCCCCGCTGATGTTGAGTGCCCTCTGTACGGTCTTACCCGCTCGGCTGGGGTTGATCATGATTGGGAATGAGGGGGCACTGGTGCTGGGGGGGCTGTTTGCAGCCGTTGTTGGGCTGAAGGTGGAGGGGCTTTCGCCCAACCTGGGCTTGCTGCTGATGGCCCTCACGGGAATGGGGGTGGGCGGGATGTGGATCGCCATGATCGGGGCCCTGCGGTATTACCGGGGGGTGAATGAAACCATTAGCAGCCTCCTTTTGAACTATGTGGCGATCGCTTTCCTCAAGCACATGGTAGAAGGGCCCTGGCGCGATCCTAGTTCCCTCAACCAACCGTCTACTTACCCCCTGCCAGATCTGTTACTGCTGGGAGATTTTCCCGGTTCTCGGATCCACTACGGGCTGTTGTATGGGCTGGTGGTTTGTGCGATCGCCCATGTGCTGATCCAACGCACCACCTTTGGGTTTGCGGTGCGGGTTGTGGGTGGCAACACCCGGGCTGCCCGAATTGTGGGGCTCACCATCGGCAAATTAACGCTGATGATCTGCTTTTTGGCGGGTTCCTGTGCAGGTCTGGCGGGCATGGTGGAGGTGGCCGCTGTCCATGGGCGCGCCAATGGTAATTTACACAGCAACTATGGCTACACCGGAATCCTGGTAGCCTTTCTGGCCAAGCACAACCCGCTGGCGGTGGTGCTAGTTTCGATTTTGCTCGGCGGCATTTTAGCCAGTGGCAGTTTGCTGCAACGCACCTACGGCATGCCCGACGCCACCGTCCTGGTTTTACAGGGCCTCATTTTTCTAGTCATTTTGTATAGCGAATCGTTGTATGGCAAATTTCGCTGGTTTCAGGAACCCAACTGGGTGGACGACGAGGCGTCCTCTGCCGCTGTTTTGGAAAGCGTACAACCGCAGTGA
- a CDS encoding ABC transporter permease produces MTPDALGWLGVPLAILGGVLRGSVPFLLVSLGECLTEKSGKINLGLEGTLLMGAMSAYAASFHSGSPWVGVLAAAGAGIVMGAIHAWLVQRPKVNDISVGIAMMLFGGGVAFYLGKPYIQPIAPQLPAISLGGWSSLPQVQSALQLSPLLLLGLAIAPLMQGFFSSTRWGLIVRAVGESPAAARAMGIPVKRVQALCIILGSLLAGMAGAHLSLYFPGSWNENISSGQGLIAVALVIFAHWKPMQCLYAALLFGGTQGLGPVLQSVGVESYYHVFNALPYVLTLAVMVLTCSPHHASEGAPASLGKPNQD; encoded by the coding sequence ATGACCCCAGATGCGCTTGGATGGTTGGGGGTGCCCCTAGCGATTTTGGGTGGGGTTTTGCGAGGCAGTGTCCCGTTTTTGCTGGTCAGCCTGGGTGAATGCCTGACGGAGAAAAGCGGCAAAATCAACCTGGGTTTAGAAGGCACTCTGCTGATGGGGGCCATGAGTGCCTATGCGGCCTCGTTTCACAGCGGATCGCCCTGGGTCGGGGTGCTCGCAGCGGCGGGCGCGGGTATCGTCATGGGAGCGATTCATGCCTGGCTGGTGCAACGCCCTAAGGTCAATGACATTTCCGTGGGCATTGCCATGATGTTGTTTGGGGGTGGGGTGGCGTTTTATCTAGGGAAACCCTATATCCAGCCGATTGCCCCTCAGCTTCCGGCCATTTCCCTGGGGGGCTGGAGCTCGCTGCCGCAGGTGCAGTCGGCGTTGCAACTGAGCCCGCTGTTGCTGCTGGGGCTGGCGATCGCCCCTCTGATGCAAGGTTTTTTTTCATCCACCCGCTGGGGCTTGATTGTGCGGGCGGTGGGGGAGAGTCCGGCGGCGGCCAGAGCGATGGGCATTCCGGTCAAACGAGTCCAAGCGCTGTGCATCATTCTGGGCAGCCTCTTGGCGGGCATGGCGGGGGCGCATCTCTCCCTCTATTTTCCGGGTAGCTGGAATGAAAATATCTCCAGCGGCCAGGGGCTGATTGCGGTGGCGCTGGTCATTTTTGCCCATTGGAAGCCGATGCAATGTCTCTATGCCGCGCTGCTTTTTGGCGGAACTCAGGGCTTGGGGCCAGTGCTGCAATCCGTGGGGGTGGAGTCCTATTACCACGTCTTCAATGCGTTGCCCTATGTGCTCACCCTAGCGGTGATGGTGCTGACCTGTTCGCCGCATCATGCCTCGGAGGGAGCCCCCGCATCATTGGGGAAACCCAATCAGGACTAG
- a CDS encoding amidohydrolase family protein codes for MGQDTFDLLIQRATLPDGSQVQVGVKGGVIRAIAPANINLGGAHYQLDAQGNLLCPGFVDGHIHLDKTFWGLPWQPHIPGTTIRQRVDIEKAALKTLPLPVEERAARLVERAIAQGTTAMRTHVDIHPEVGLRNLEGVCQVRDRYREWIDIQIVAFPQSGLLSCPGTLDLLDIALREGADVLGGLDPAGMDNDIAGHLHCIFSLAEKHQVNLDIHLHDPGHLGIFELEQIAHLTEACGMQGHVAVSHAYCLGMVPDDIAAATIETLAKRAIAIMTNAPGHHPFPTIARLREAGITLFSGSDDVRNAWCPFSTADMLERAMLIAYRSNFLTDEELAIGFEMVTTGGAKVMGLEHYGIEVGAAADLVIMAAGSVPEAIATHAPRLYVIKRGQIKHSLSMSTSH; via the coding sequence ATGGGACAGGATACCTTTGATTTGCTCATCCAGCGGGCGACACTGCCGGACGGATCACAGGTGCAAGTCGGTGTAAAAGGGGGGGTGATTCGGGCGATCGCCCCAGCGAATATCAACCTTGGTGGAGCCCATTACCAATTAGACGCGCAAGGGAATCTGCTATGCCCCGGCTTTGTGGATGGGCATATCCATTTGGACAAAACTTTCTGGGGCCTGCCCTGGCAGCCGCACATCCCCGGCACCACCATTCGCCAACGGGTCGATATTGAGAAGGCCGCGCTCAAGACCTTGCCCCTCCCGGTGGAAGAGCGCGCCGCTCGGCTGGTGGAACGGGCGATCGCCCAGGGCACCACGGCCATGCGCACCCATGTTGACATTCATCCCGAGGTGGGGCTGCGGAATTTGGAGGGGGTTTGCCAGGTGCGCGATCGCTATCGCGAGTGGATCGATATCCAGATCGTGGCCTTTCCCCAAAGTGGCCTGTTGTCCTGCCCAGGAACCCTGGATTTGCTAGACATTGCCCTACGAGAAGGGGCAGATGTGCTCGGGGGTCTAGATCCTGCGGGCATGGACAATGACATCGCCGGGCATCTTCACTGCATTTTTAGCCTGGCCGAAAAGCACCAGGTCAACCTCGATATTCACCTGCATGACCCCGGCCATTTAGGAATTTTTGAGCTAGAGCAAATTGCCCACCTGACCGAAGCCTGTGGGATGCAAGGGCATGTGGCCGTCAGCCATGCCTACTGCCTGGGGATGGTGCCCGATGACATTGCAGCGGCCACCATCGAAACCCTGGCTAAACGGGCGATCGCCATCATGACCAATGCCCCAGGCCATCACCCTTTCCCAACCATCGCGCGTCTGCGAGAAGCTGGCATTACGCTCTTCTCAGGGTCGGATGATGTGCGTAACGCCTGGTGCCCCTTCAGCACCGCCGATATGCTAGAACGCGCCATGCTCATCGCCTACCGCTCTAACTTTTTGACCGATGAGGAGCTGGCCATTGGGTTTGAGATGGTCACCACGGGAGGTGCAAAAGTCATGGGGCTAGAGCACTACGGAATTGAGGTAGGAGCCGCTGCTGATTTGGTGATCATGGCCGCTGGCTCGGTGCCAGAGGCGATCGCCACCCACGCTCCCCGTTTATATGTCATCAAACGCGGACAGATAAAGCATTCTTTATCCATGTCAACCTCGCACTAA